A genome region from Strigops habroptila isolate Jane chromosome 12, bStrHab1.2.pri, whole genome shotgun sequence includes the following:
- the MEIKIN gene encoding meiosis-specific kinetochore protein produces MEWSRCLGAPRGGKAPRKKRCLSPLPGGAVGRAGVSQLCRRRLFGSESPRGPKPSNLKRKPHVKTLPKITENLEVTQASNSCKQSNRVNVKEITDLEKRDEAVEESTVPPKESLIISFESKDSLKNADVTSSTGMTLPTGVTTYLLQCLDVDSTVDYNTGASDNLNSCPSPETFRDDDSERNNFYTEDFGKYKNSTLLDSSKAVAIDKIPQISNLSAILEPVPEDFQDQCTRRKTPSNFQYSSSALSVSTTLAGKTVCRITAARERTPDLKTGMRCPSPLGPERKPDAETAKPKRLKCKKQEKTSNTLEQAASLFTQVDAPGNTSVRSAGLTAEELPAKQADAVVQRSSRSFLIEEENKALNNLGCAQPAELDPLCARQEICSIVRTSPCQRPPRLCQIPVNSKAFSLPEGVPEDIITSTKNWIYCKRT; encoded by the exons ATGGAGTGGTCCCGCTGCCTGGGCGCTCCCCGCGGGGGGAAGGCCCCGCGGAAGAAGCGCTGCTTGTCCCCGTTGCCGGGCGGAGCCGTCGGCAGGGCCGGTGTGTCCCAGCTATGCCGGCGGCGCCTCTTCGGAAGCGAGAGCCCCCGCGGGCCGAAGCCCAGCA ACCTGAAGAGAAAGCCCCATGTGAAAACTCTCCccaaaattacagaaaatcttGAAGTCACCCAAGCGAGCAATTCGTGCAAGCAAAG CAATCGAGTGAATGTCAAAGAAATAACAGACCTGGAAAAAAGAGACGAGGCAGTTGAAGAAAGCACTGTACCGCCGAAG GAGTCCCTGATAATCAGCTTTGAAAGTAAAGACAGTCTGAAAAATGCTGACGTGACTTCAA gTACAGGAATGACTCTTCCCACAGGCGTTACAACCTATCTCCTACAGTGTTTAGATGTAGATTCAACTGTAGATTATAACACAGGTGCTAGTGACAACCTGAACAGTTGCCCATCCCCTGAAACATTCAGAGATGATGATTCAG aaagaaataatttttacacTGAGGACTTCGGCAAGTACAAGAACTCTACTCTCCTGGACTCCAGCAAAGCAGTGGCCATAGATAAGATACCACAGATCTCAAATCTGTCAGCAATATTAG aACCTGTACCGGAGGATTTTCAAGACCAGTGCACTAGAAG AAAGACACCGTCAAATTTCCAATACAGCTCTTCAGCACTAAGTGTTTCAACTACTCTGGCAG GGAAAACAGTCTGTAGAATTACAGCTGCAAGAGAGAGAACTCCAGACCTAAAAACTGGTATGCGCTGTCCTTCACCATTAGGACCGGAAAGAAAG CCTGACGCTGAAACTGCTAAACCCAAAAGGCTGAAGTgtaagaaacaagagaaaacttCTAATACATTAGAACAAGCTGCATCGTTGTTCACTCAGGTTGATGCGCCAGGAAACACGTCAGTCAGATCAGCGGGGCTGACTGCAGAAGAACTGCCAGCCAAACAGGCAGATGCTGTGGTG caAAGGAGTTCCAGGAGTTTTCTGATcgaagaggaaaataaagcctTAAATAATCTTGGTTGtgctcagcctgcagagctAGAT CCTCTGTGTGCCAGACAAGAAATCTGCTCCATTGTTAGAACTTCACCGTGCCAGAGGCCTCCCAGGCTTTGCCAGATCCCAGTTAACTCAAAAGCGTTTTCCCTTCCCGAAGGAGTGCCTGAAG atATTATTACAAGTACCAAAAACTGGATCTACTGTAAGCGCACATGA